The nucleotide window AAATGCTCCCGATTTCACCCGTCCATACGCATCCTGCATCCGACGCTTCACGGACCGGTCAATCACCGCCGGACCTACTTCCGCCGAACCGAGCCGGGCTGCCACCGAGATCCGCGCGAACATTCCCTCGATGCCGTACCGCTTGATCAGATCGACTATCAGGTCAAGCTGGTATGCCACTTCGAGCCAGGCGTGTTCCGGCTTGTGCCCGTTCTCGACCAGCACGTCGAACCCGGTTTTGATCAGCATCGCCAACCCTCCGCACAGCACGGTCTGTTCTCCGAACAGATCGCCGATCGCCTCGTGGTCAAACGTCGTTGCCACCAGGCGGGCCCGGTCGATACCGATACCCTCGGCCAGGGCGAAACAGGTGGAGCGGGCGTGTCCGCTGCGGTCCTGCTCCACCGCGTAAAACGCCGAAACCGACCGATCGCCGAGATATTTCTCCCGCACCGCCGTTCCCGGTGCATGCGGCGCAATCAGGACGACATCGGCGTTCCCGGGAGCGCTCACCATCCCGAAATGAACCGACAGCCCGTGCAAAAACCAGAGGGTGACGTTTGCAGCCAGGTTGGGCGCGATGTCGGCTGCAAATACGCGTCCGTGGAGATGATCCGGAAAGGCAAACGCCACCACGCCGGCGTCGCGCACCGCGTCGGCCACAGATCGTATATCGGTAAGGCCGTCCGCACGTGCCGTGGCGCGGGACTTGGAGCGGACCCGCAGCCCGACAATGACGCGAACGCCCGAATCCTGCAGATTCCGTGCTACCGCACGTCCCTGCGATCCGTAGCCGAGCACCGCGACCGCGGGCAGCGAGGGCTTTGACTTTCGTCGGGGAGACATGGCGGGAATATAACTTGGGGTTTGACTTTTCACAATGCCGCTGTTGTTTTGCGGTATGGACCCCCAGTATGGACATGTGCTTGATCTGGTCAAAGCGGCTCTTGCCGAGGACATCGGCCCCGGCGATCTGACGTCGCTGGCCTGTCTTGAGCCGGACCCTGTCAAGGCGGGCGTGGTCGCCAAGTGCGACGGTGTGCTGTCGGGGATCGTTCCGTTCATGATGGCGTTTGAGATAGTGGATTCCGCGAATGTCGTGCGACCGATGATTCACGATGGCGACCCGTTCAAGAGCGGCGACATCGTAATCGAAGTCGACGGTTTCAATCAGACCGTGCTGGCCTCGGAACGGGTCGCGCTCAATTTTCTCGGACGGTTGTCCGGGATTGCCACACTGACGCGACGTTTCGTCGATCGCCTCGGCAGTCACCCATGCACCATTCTCGACACGCGAAAAACCACGCCCGGCTGGCGGTGGCTGGAAAAAGCGGCCGTACGGCATGGCGGCGGCGGCAATCATCGCATGGGCCTGTACGACATGATACTTATCAAGGACAACCATATCGCCTCCGCCGGGTCTATCACCCGTGCGGTTGATCTCACGCGCGAGTACCTCCACACACCGGATTTCCGCCTGCAATTCGACTGCAAAGCCGAACACATCCAGATTGAGGTCGAGGTAACTTCGGAATCCGAGCTCGTCGAGGCGCTCAACTGCGGCGTCACCCGGCTGCTGCTGGACAACCAGTCGATCGAGTCACTCGCATCGCTGGTGAAAAGAGCGCGGTCGATCAATCCCGAAGCGAAGCTTGAAGCGTCCGGCAATGTCTCGCTCGACACCGTCGCGGCTATCGCCGCCACCGGAGTAGACTACATTTCGGTCGGCGCCCTGACGCACTCGGCCCCGGTCGCGGATTTCTCCATGAAAGTCACGCCCGCCGTATGAGCGATCCCGCGCGCGAGCACCTTGCCGAGCAACTGCTCGTCATTATCCGCAAGAAACCCGGCGAGCGATTCGAGGTCGAAAAACTCGCTCGGCGGCTGTCCTGCGACAGCGAGCAGATCCGTTCTGCCGCACAACTGCTTCATGACTGGCGTTATCGGCTGAAGCGTCATCGCAGGACCGTGACCTTTGTCGCGGCGCCGGACCTGCTGACCGAAATCGAAATAGCTCACAACATAAAGACCAAAACAATCGGCCGCACGCTGTGCTGTTACAATACGGTACAGTCGACCAACGATATCGCGGCCCAGAAAGCCGAACACGGCGCACCGCACGGGACGGTCGTTGTAGCCGACCGTCAGACCCGAGGTCGCGGCCGGCTGGGACGTATCTGGCATTCCCCGCCGGAGTCGGGCATTTATGTTTCCATCGTGCTCAGGCCGCCTTTTTCCCCGGAGCAGGCGCCCGCTCTTTCGATTATGACATCAATCGCGCTGGCGGACACGTTCAATCGCTACGCGCCGCGAGAAGTGCAAATCAAGTGGCCCAATGACGTCTGGATCGGCGGCAAAAAGGCCGCGGGCATCCTGACCGAGCTTTCGGCCGACAAACACAAAATCAACCACGTGGTGGTTGGGGTCGGCATCAACGTCAACCAGGGGGTGCGCCAGTTCCCTCCCGAGTTGCGGCAGAGCGCAACGTCGCTTCGACGGGCCGTGAAACGCAAAGTACGGCGAATTGAGGTTCTGCAGGATTTCCTGGTGCGGTTCGAAAAGGAGTACGAGGTCTACCTCAAGGACGGCCTTCGCCCCTCACACGCGAAGATTCGTCGGTACTCATCGTTGATCGGACGGCAGATCGGTATTAGAACGGGAAATACGGTGATCGAAGGGGTGGCGATTGATATCGACAACGAGGGGCGCCTGATTATGGATCACAACGGCACGGCGGTGGCGATCACTGCCGGCGAGGTGTCGGTGGTGAAGAGGTAGGGTATCCGGCCGGCCCACCTGAGTTGCCTTAACGCAACTTCGTGCGTATCTTTCTCCCATGTACAACGATACCATCATGGAGCACTTTCATAACCCGCGCAACGTGGGGGAGTTCGAGGACGCGGATGCGGTCGGACAGGCCGGAAACGCCGCCACCGGCGATGTCATGCGCATCTATTTGAAAGTCGCCGAGGGTCGGATCGTGGGGTGCCGCCACAAAACTTTCGGTAACGCCGTCGCAATCGCAGTCAGTTCCATGGCGTCGCTGATGATCGAAGGGAAAACGCTCGCCGAGGCCGAGCAGATCACCAAAGAAGACGTCTCCGAGGCGCTCGATGGCATCCCGCCCGACAAAATGTCCTGTTCCAACATGGCGCCCGATGCGATCAAGGCCGCGGTGGCGGACTACAGAAAGAAGCACCAGTAGGACGAACCGAACATTTGCCATTCCTGCGAAGGCAGGAAACTATCCTGACAATCAACAGGAGTCGCAGACTCGACTCTGCATCGAGCGGCGTGTCTGTTTGTGACCGTCCAGCATTTCCTCCTTAACACATCTCTGACGACGTGGGGACTTACCACATCTACATCCTCGCCAATAATCGAAATGGCACTTTCTACATCGGGGTCACCAACGATCTTCTGCAGCGTGTGTATGAGCATCGAAACGACCTTATTGATGGATTCACACGCAAGTACGGAGTTCACCCTCTGGTCTATTTCTTGACTTGTGGCGACGCTTATTCCGCTATCCGGCGCGAGAAGCAGTTGAAGCGATGGAAGCGAGCCTGGAAGATCCGGTGGATTGAGGAGAGGAATCCGGAGTCGGTGGACTTGTGGCACTCACTAGGCGGGGAGTGACGCACCTGCGGCACGTCCGGAGTTGAGGATGGATACCTGCCTACGCAGGTATGACAGAGAGGGGATGGTATGACAAAGCCTGGAAGGCGTGACGAACTTTGTCAGTCTTCTCAGCAGGACTCCACTCGCTCTACCCCTTCAGCTTCTCGATATCCGCGCCTTTGCCCAGGACCACTAATATGTCTCCGTGTTTGATCTTGAATGATCCGGCCGGGGCGAAATCGAGCGCCTCGCTGCTCTGGTTTTTCACCGCCACCACCTGGATGTGGTACCTGTTGCGAAGGTCGAGATCCGTCAGCCGCTGGCCCGCAAAATTGCGCGGCGCGAGCACCTCGGCGACATAGTAGTCTTCGGAGAGCGGCAGGTGATCAAGCATATTCGGCCGTGCCAGAGACATCGCCACCCGCTCCGCCATCTGTTTCTCCGGAATGACAGCCTCGTCGGCGCCGACTTTCAGAAGCACTTTGGCGTGGTCGTTGGAGTTGGCTTTGACAATTAACTTTTTGGCTCCCAGCTCCTTGAGGTGCAAGGCAATCAGGATCGAGGCGTGCGAGTCTTTTCCAGTGGAAACGACGATGCAGTCGAAGTCCTGTACCGAGAGTTTCTCGAGGAAGGCGTGCACGGTGGCGTCGCCGACCAGCGCCAGGTCAACATCGTCCGCCAGCGCCTGCACCCGCGCCTTGTCTGAGTCGACCGCTGTCACCCGGCAGTGCTCGGCAGACAGACCTCGCGCCACCGTGGCGCCGAAATTCCCCAGACCTATCACAGCAAAGCGTTTCATTTGTATTCCTCACTAACCAACCATGATCGGCTCGTCGGGATAGACCAGTTCGCCGTGCTGCTCGCCGCGCGACAGCGAAAACAAGAGAGTCAGCAAACCAACCCGACCGACAAACATCAGAAGTATAGCAATGATCTTCCCGGACGCTTCGAGCTGTGAAGTCGCCCCAAGTGACAGCCCGACGGTCGCAAACGCGGACACCACCTCGAACAAACTGTCCACAAACCAACCGTGCGCCAGCAAATGCGGCACCGGCCGTTCCTGAAGGAACATCATCGCCACAAATGCCCCGGCAATCGTGATCGATGCGACCACCATGATCGTCAGGGCCCGGGTAACCGAGTCCGGTGACAGGGACCGCTTGAAGGCTGCCACCGAGCGACGACCCATCAGGCGGTTGTAGGCCAGCAGCACGATCACCATGGCGGTCGTCACTTTCGTCCCCCCGCCGGTCGAGCCCGGACAGGCGCCGATAAACATCAAGAGCATAGTCACCAGCAGACTGACTTCGGTCAAGTGCGTCTGGGGAATGGTGTTGAATCCGGCTGTTCTCGCGGTGACGGCCTGGAAGAAGGCGTTCGCGAACGCATCAACCGAGGACATATGCGCGAACACATTGCCGCGGTCGGCGACTACGAAGGCAAGCGTTCCCGCGACAATCAGCACCGCCGTCCCGGTCAAACAGAGCTTGGTATGCAGCGACAGGCGCATCTGGCCATTCGGCCGCCACACCGCCACATCACGAACCACGGTGAAGCCCAGACCGCCGAGTATTATCAACGCCGAAACCGTCCCGATCAACGTCAGATTCGTCTGGTAGTGCTCCAGACTGCTGCTGAAGGTTGAGAAGCCGGCGTTGCAAAAGGCGCTGACCGAGTGGAAGATGGCGTGCCAGAGGGCCTGATCAGCCGGATAATCGGCCCGAAAAACAAAAAACAGGATCGTCGTTCCCACCGCCTCTACGACGGCGGTAGTGATCAGCACCGCCCGAAGGATCGAGTGCGGGTGGAGTATATCCCCAGTGGAGAGCGATTCCGAGAGCACCAGGTTGTCCCGGAACGACAGCCGGGGTGTAATCGACAGCAGCAGCGCCGTCGCAAATGTCATGATTCCGAGACCGCCGAGTTGGATGAGCGTCAGGATTACGACCTGACCGAACAGGGAGAAGTCTTTGGGGGTATCGAGAACGATCAGGCCGGTGACACAGACCGCCGAGGTGGAGGTAAACAGGGCATCTATACAATGTATGTCCGGCCCCGCTGAGCTGAGCGGCAACGCCAGCAGGATAGAGCCGAGCAGGATGGCGCCTGCGAAATAGGCGATCAGTTTACGCCCGGGGCGTTTTCCGAGAAGTTCCATAACATTCCATGATACAAGCAAGCCGGTATCTCGATGCGGGGTAATATAGTTGCCGGCCGGATTGTCACAACTTAAAGATAACGGTACGCCCGGTCGAAACCTGAAGGGGGGCAACAACGTTTATCTGACATGCCGGAACTCCCAGAGGTCGAAACGGTCGCGCGCGGTCTTCGCGGACTGATCACCGGGCGAACCATCGCGCAGGTGCGACAGTCCGCACCGCCGTCATCAATAGTAATCAGCCCGTCGTTTGGACGGCGGACATTCGAAGCGGTGCTTCGAGGTCGCACTATCAAAGAGATCACGCGCCGGGGGAAAAATATCCTGATTTCTCTTTCGGGC belongs to Candidatus Zixiibacteriota bacterium and includes:
- the nadC gene encoding carboxylating nicotinate-nucleotide diphosphorylase; protein product: MDPQYGHVLDLVKAALAEDIGPGDLTSLACLEPDPVKAGVVAKCDGVLSGIVPFMMAFEIVDSANVVRPMIHDGDPFKSGDIVIEVDGFNQTVLASERVALNFLGRLSGIATLTRRFVDRLGSHPCTILDTRKTTPGWRWLEKAAVRHGGGGNHRMGLYDMILIKDNHIASAGSITRAVDLTREYLHTPDFRLQFDCKAEHIQIEVEVTSESELVEALNCGVTRLLLDNQSIESLASLVKRARSINPEAKLEASGNVSLDTVAAIAATGVDYISVGALTHSAPVADFSMKVTPAV
- a CDS encoding TrkH family potassium uptake protein, which gives rise to MELLGKRPGRKLIAYFAGAILLGSILLALPLSSAGPDIHCIDALFTSTSAVCVTGLIVLDTPKDFSLFGQVVILTLIQLGGLGIMTFATALLLSITPRLSFRDNLVLSESLSTGDILHPHSILRAVLITTAVVEAVGTTILFFVFRADYPADQALWHAIFHSVSAFCNAGFSTFSSSLEHYQTNLTLIGTVSALIILGGLGFTVVRDVAVWRPNGQMRLSLHTKLCLTGTAVLIVAGTLAFVVADRGNVFAHMSSVDAFANAFFQAVTARTAGFNTIPQTHLTEVSLLVTMLLMFIGACPGSTGGGTKVTTAMVIVLLAYNRLMGRRSVAAFKRSLSPDSVTRALTIMVVASITIAGAFVAMMFLQERPVPHLLAHGWFVDSLFEVVSAFATVGLSLGATSQLEASGKIIAILLMFVGRVGLLTLLFSLSRGEQHGELVYPDEPIMVG
- the ilvC gene encoding ketol-acid reductoisomerase; translated protein: MSPRRKSKPSLPAVAVLGYGSQGRAVARNLQDSGVRVIVGLRVRSKSRATARADGLTDIRSVADAVRDAGVVAFAFPDHLHGRVFAADIAPNLAANVTLWFLHGLSVHFGMVSAPGNADVVLIAPHAPGTAVREKYLGDRSVSAFYAVEQDRSGHARSTCFALAEGIGIDRARLVATTFDHEAIGDLFGEQTVLCGGLAMLIKTGFDVLVENGHKPEHAWLEVAYQLDLIVDLIKRYGIEGMFARISVAARLGSAEVGPAVIDRSVKRRMQDAYGRVKSGAFARTLAELDDASLKRLTERLRALTSPALERAAKRVRRNG
- a CDS encoding GIY-YIG nuclease family protein — encoded protein: MGTYHIYILANNRNGTFYIGVTNDLLQRVYEHRNDLIDGFTRKYGVHPLVYFLTCGDAYSAIRREKQLKRWKRAWKIRWIEERNPESVDLWHSLGGE
- a CDS encoding biotin--[acetyl-CoA-carboxylase] ligase, giving the protein MSDPAREHLAEQLLVIIRKKPGERFEVEKLARRLSCDSEQIRSAAQLLHDWRYRLKRHRRTVTFVAAPDLLTEIEIAHNIKTKTIGRTLCCYNTVQSTNDIAAQKAEHGAPHGTVVVADRQTRGRGRLGRIWHSPPESGIYVSIVLRPPFSPEQAPALSIMTSIALADTFNRYAPREVQIKWPNDVWIGGKKAAGILTELSADKHKINHVVVGVGINVNQGVRQFPPELRQSATSLRRAVKRKVRRIEVLQDFLVRFEKEYEVYLKDGLRPSHAKIRRYSSLIGRQIGIRTGNTVIEGVAIDIDNEGRLIMDHNGTAVAITAGEVSVVKR
- a CDS encoding TrkA family potassium uptake protein; the encoded protein is MKRFAVIGLGNFGATVARGLSAEHCRVTAVDSDKARVQALADDVDLALVGDATVHAFLEKLSVQDFDCIVVSTGKDSHASILIALHLKELGAKKLIVKANSNDHAKVLLKVGADEAVIPEKQMAERVAMSLARPNMLDHLPLSEDYYVAEVLAPRNFAGQRLTDLDLRNRYHIQVVAVKNQSSEALDFAPAGSFKIKHGDILVVLGKGADIEKLKG
- a CDS encoding iron-sulfur cluster assembly scaffold protein produces the protein MYNDTIMEHFHNPRNVGEFEDADAVGQAGNAATGDVMRIYLKVAEGRIVGCRHKTFGNAVAIAVSSMASLMIEGKTLAEAEQITKEDVSEALDGIPPDKMSCSNMAPDAIKAAVADYRKKHQ